One Bacillus amyloliquefaciens DSM 7 = ATCC 23350 DNA window includes the following coding sequences:
- a CDS encoding spore germination protein, translated as MSQKTTHNKLTSYQGTALISNTMLGAGLLTMPRALSSKANSPDGWIALCLEGIIFILLIYLNTLIMKKHQYESFFDYMKEGLGKWAGNIVNLMICLYFIGVASFEARAMAEMVKFFLLERTPVPVTLFIFIACSIYLIIGGINDIGRLFPFYLTITIIILLVVFSFSFKIFDIDNLRPVLGQGFSPVMASLTVVSVSFLGIEVMLFLPEYLKNKKHTFRMSAAGFGIPIILYIITFVLVVGALTTQDVKTMIWPTIALFQSFEIKGLFIERFESFLLAVWIIQFFTTYVSYGYFATSGLNKIFGLKQKKGVIFVGIATFFGSLMPKDANKLMLFSDILGYIFLGFFLLPLLMFAVVAVKRKVKKAQ; from the coding sequence ATGAGCCAGAAAACAACTCACAATAAGCTTACAAGCTATCAAGGGACAGCATTGATTTCCAACACGATGCTCGGTGCGGGCCTCCTCACCATGCCGCGTGCGCTGTCATCAAAGGCGAATTCGCCGGACGGCTGGATCGCATTATGTCTGGAAGGCATCATCTTTATCCTATTGATTTATCTCAACACGCTCATTATGAAAAAGCATCAGTACGAATCATTTTTTGATTATATGAAAGAAGGTCTCGGCAAATGGGCGGGAAATATCGTCAATCTCATGATCTGCCTCTATTTTATAGGAGTCGCCAGCTTCGAAGCCCGGGCGATGGCGGAAATGGTCAAATTCTTTTTATTGGAAAGAACGCCCGTGCCGGTCACGCTGTTTATCTTTATCGCCTGTTCTATTTATTTGATTATCGGCGGCATAAATGATATCGGCAGGCTCTTTCCTTTCTATTTAACGATTACGATTATTATTTTGCTGGTGGTGTTTTCTTTCAGCTTTAAAATATTTGATATCGACAATCTGCGGCCGGTTCTCGGACAGGGGTTTTCTCCCGTTATGGCCTCCTTGACCGTCGTTTCTGTTTCCTTTTTGGGCATTGAGGTTATGCTGTTTCTCCCCGAGTACCTCAAAAATAAAAAGCACACGTTCCGTATGTCGGCTGCGGGTTTCGGCATCCCGATTATTTTATATATTATTACCTTCGTCCTCGTCGTCGGCGCCTTAACCACCCAGGATGTCAAAACAATGATCTGGCCTACAATCGCGCTCTTTCAGTCATTTGAAATTAAAGGGCTTTTTATCGAAAGGTTTGAGTCCTTTTTGCTTGCGGTCTGGATTATCCAATTTTTCACCACCTATGTATCGTACGGATATTTCGCGACGTCAGGCCTTAATAAAATTTTCGGGCTGAAGCAGAAAAAAGGTGTCATCTTCGTAGGCATCGCGACATTCTTCGGGTCCTTGATGCCAAAAGACGCTAACAAGCTGATGCTGTTCAGTGATATTCTCGGCTACATCTTCTTAGGTTTCTTTTTGCTGCCTTTACTGATGTTTGCAGTCGTCGCTGTGAAAAGGAAGGTGAAAAAAGCACAATGA